GGTAGCAAGACTAAAAAACGACAGTGCAAACGAACTAAAGACAGAATATAAATTGTAAATTTGCCTTATGACAGACAACGATAAAACAAAAATTGGAATCTTTTCCTTTTTCGCAGGAGCAGGCTTCCTTGACTTGGGTTTCGAGACAACTCAAGGCTTTGAAACTGTTTTTGTCAACGAATACCACAAACCTTTTATGGAAGTTTACAAGGCTTCAAGGAAAGGACTTAAAATAAAAGAACCAATATTTGGACACAGCACGGACGACATATGTGCATTTCTTGAAAATGAAAAAGCTGAGACACTAAGAAAAAACATACAAGAATCAAAAAAGAACTTTGACTTAGTTGGTTTTATTGGTGGTCCGCCTTGTCCTGACTTTTCGGTTGGTGGAAAAAACAAAGGAATTGCAGGCGAGAATGGTAAACTATCAGAAACCTACATAGAATTAATTGTAAGAAACCAACCAGACTTTTTCCTGTTTGAAAACGTAAAAGGACTTTACAGAACAAAAAAGCATAGAGCATTTTTTGATGAAGTAAAACTAAAACTTATTTCAAACGGCTACTATTTGACAGAAAAGCTAATCAACGCAATTGAATTTGGAACACCGCAAGACAGAGAGCGAATAATCCTAATTGGGTTCAAACGAAATGTATTGAGTGATTTAGGAATGGAATTAAACGGCTCACCTATTCTAAAATCTTTTGATTGGAACGCTAAAACTATTTACACAGCAAAAGAAATACTTTCCAAAAATTGGCCAAAACAAGAACCATTTTTAAACAACCAAGAAAAACCATTCCCAAAAGGAATTGACAAAAAACTAACAGTTCAATATTGGTTTGACAAAAATGATGTAGAAAATCACCCAAACGCTGAACACTATTTTCAGCCAAGAGCCGGACTTTCAAAATTTTTATCAATCCAAGAAGGAGACGATTTAAAAAAGTCATATAAAAGGCTTCACCGTTGGAGATATTCCCCAACAGCAGCATACGGAAACAATGAAGTTCATTTACACCCATACAAGCCAAGAAGAATTTCAGCAGCCGAAGCATTAGCTATACAATCGTTACCAAAGAATTTTATTATACCAGAGCATATTTCATTATCAAATATGTTTAAGACCATTGGCAATGGTGTCCCTTATCTTGCTGCAAAAGGACTTGCAGAAACGATAAGTGTTTTTATTGAAAAAATTAAATCAGAAGAATTAAAATATGCGGAAACTATCAGCAAGTAACCTTGTGGCTTACATAAACCAGTTAGATAAAAAACAGGTTTACAATTACGTTAGCCCGAAAACAAAGGGAGTAATAAGAATTGAAGGAGCTGACTTGCCTGAAGGTCCGATAAGAATTAAAAGGTGGAATCCTTTTGCCGGAGAAACTGAAGCAAATCAAAAAGTTGAGAGTATTTCAAGTGAATTGATTTGGAGAGTTGCAAATGCTTTCAATGTTAATCAACCAATCAATATCGACAGAATTTTAGGAGCAAGTTATAATACAAGAAGTGTTTTTGAAGCACTTTTGGCACACACACCTGAATTTTATTTTTGCTATCCCGGAAGAATTGAAAACAAGGGCGGACACACAACAATCAAACACGGACACAAGCATTTAATTTGGAATCCTGACGCACCGCACAGACTTGGTGTTTTAGTCAAAATGGAAACGGATATTGTAATTTCTGAAATTCCAGCATTAGACGCATTTTATGACTCTCTTGTTTTACCTGATACGTTTGAGCGACAAGAAATCAATCTTGATATACAAAGACGACACGCTCAAATCCAAATAGCACTTTATTTTATCGGGAAGCAACTAAACTTTAGAACTTGGATTGCTCAAAATGACAAAGGTATTTTATATCAAAACAAAAGAATTGGAGAATTTGATGGCGTTATTGCTTCATTGAAAGACGAAAAACTAATGACAGCTTATGACGATGCAATTCAAGCAGCTTTACTGATTGACTGCATTTGGTTTAAGAATGGAAAACTTATGCCAGCAGTTATGGAAGTTGAACATTCAACAGGTGTAACAAGTGGACTTAGCAGAATGAAAAACTTCAAAGACAAATTTCCACCATTCCCGACAAGATATGTAATTGTTGCACCTGACGAAGACAGAGACAAAGTAATTAAGGAAGCTAATAAACCACAGTTTAGAGACTTGGACACAAGATATTTTACATATTCGGCAGTTGAAGAACTTTATGCACTTTGCCAAAGACGAAAACTAAAAGGAGTAACAGAAGAATTTTTAGACTGTTTTATGGAACCAATACTCAACTGACAAAAAGAAGTTCTGCCGATAATACACATTTGGCTCAATGGCGAGTGACATGCAAAATTGGAACTTTGTGCTTCTATTCAAGTTCAGTGCAGTTTGTCAGCTTTGCACTCCAAAACCCGCCCGAATGCCACCCCCCAAAACCCTTAGCAGTCAGCGTAAAAACTACGCACGAAAATTTTTTATCCGGCTCATCAGAGGTAAATATATGCTGAACACTCAAAGGGCAAAAAAAAACTTTACTGCTCAGGCTTTCCAACTTTCTCAAC
The window above is part of the Sphingobacteriales bacterium genome. Proteins encoded here:
- a CDS encoding DNA cytosine methyltransferase — its product is MTDNDKTKIGIFSFFAGAGFLDLGFETTQGFETVFVNEYHKPFMEVYKASRKGLKIKEPIFGHSTDDICAFLENEKAETLRKNIQESKKNFDLVGFIGGPPCPDFSVGGKNKGIAGENGKLSETYIELIVRNQPDFFLFENVKGLYRTKKHRAFFDEVKLKLISNGYYLTEKLINAIEFGTPQDRERIILIGFKRNVLSDLGMELNGSPILKSFDWNAKTIYTAKEILSKNWPKQEPFLNNQEKPFPKGIDKKLTVQYWFDKNDVENHPNAEHYFQPRAGLSKFLSIQEGDDLKKSYKRLHRWRYSPTAAYGNNEVHLHPYKPRRISAAEALAIQSLPKNFIIPEHISLSNMFKTIGNGVPYLAAKGLAETISVFIEKIKSEELKYAETISK
- a CDS encoding restriction endonuclease, which translates into the protein MRKLSASNLVAYINQLDKKQVYNYVSPKTKGVIRIEGADLPEGPIRIKRWNPFAGETEANQKVESISSELIWRVANAFNVNQPINIDRILGASYNTRSVFEALLAHTPEFYFCYPGRIENKGGHTTIKHGHKHLIWNPDAPHRLGVLVKMETDIVISEIPALDAFYDSLVLPDTFERQEINLDIQRRHAQIQIALYFIGKQLNFRTWIAQNDKGILYQNKRIGEFDGVIASLKDEKLMTAYDDAIQAALLIDCIWFKNGKLMPAVMEVEHSTGVTSGLSRMKNFKDKFPPFPTRYVIVAPDEDRDKVIKEANKPQFRDLDTRYFTYSAVEELYALCQRRKLKGVTEEFLDCFMEPILN